A window from Aerococcus sp. Group 1 encodes these proteins:
- a CDS encoding DnaD domain-containing protein: MVERKQYTVLQTSLLENYQALSLSNEEVMFLIHIVSFQQMQDDFPPIQALQKRMGYSQGETYDMIQNLIDKKFLSIESEESDQGQQIEYYSLDLLYQKLERLFEENHAKKEKQAEEKAEGSIFQIIEQEFGRPLSPIEYQQVAAWFSEDHYDVVTVKAAIKEAVLNGVLNLRYIDRILINWQKQNKKGNVETRPNYRNAKIRQQNNDLPPVPMTKVINTPDDE, translated from the coding sequence GTGGTTGAAAGAAAACAATATACGGTTTTACAGACCAGCTTATTAGAAAACTATCAAGCGCTCTCTTTGAGCAATGAGGAAGTGATGTTTCTCATTCATATTGTCAGCTTTCAGCAAATGCAAGATGATTTTCCACCGATTCAAGCCTTACAAAAGCGTATGGGCTATAGCCAGGGTGAAACTTATGATATGATTCAGAATTTGATTGATAAAAAATTCTTATCAATTGAGAGCGAAGAAAGTGACCAGGGTCAGCAGATTGAATACTATAGCCTAGACTTGCTTTATCAAAAATTAGAGCGTTTATTTGAAGAAAACCATGCCAAAAAAGAAAAACAAGCGGAAGAGAAGGCTGAAGGGTCGATCTTTCAAATTATTGAACAAGAATTTGGTCGTCCCTTATCGCCGATCGAATACCAGCAAGTGGCGGCTTGGTTTAGTGAAGACCACTATGATGTGGTAACGGTAAAGGCAGCCATTAAAGAAGCGGTTTTGAATGGCGTATTAAATTTGCGCTACATTGACCGCATTCTAATCAATTGGCAAAAGCAAAATAAAAAAGGTAATGTCGAGACTAGGCCGAACTACCGCAATGCTAAAATTCGTCAGCAAAATAATGACCTCCCCCCAGTCCCTATGACTAAGGTTATCAATACACCTGATGATGAGTGA